The genomic window CCAGGCGAATGTCGCCACCAAGGAAGACTTGTACCGCCTTGGCGAGAAGCTCGGGGGCGACATAAGCGCCAACAAAATTGAAATCCTTAACCTGCGTGAGGAGCTCAAGGGCGACATCGCCGCCCTCCGCCAGGAACTCAAGGGTGACATCGCCGCCCTCCGCCAGGAACTCAAGGGTGACATCACTGACGTGAACCAGGAGCTTACGAGTAGCATCGCCGCTTTGCAACTGGAGATGACGAGAGGACTGTACAAGGTCAGAACCATTCTTTATCTCCTCATCGCCTTGATCCTCGTGACCAATCCAAAGATCATCGAGCTACTGACCAGGGTTCTGGGCGTCTTCAAGTAATCACCTGCTGATTCTCATTTCCGCCCCTTTGCTGATCGAGCTTGAACAGGTGAACGGCGTTTTCGCGGATGAGCTTGCGCTTGGCTTCTTCCTTGAGTCCTAATTCGTCGAGCTGTCGGAGATTCTCCTTCCAGGGAAGACCATTTGTTCCCCAGAGGCAACGGTCCTGTCCGAGGCGGCTGTTGATGAATTGAACGATGGCGGGCGAGAGGTATTTGGGCATCCAGGCATCCACGCCGAGCCAGACGTTGTCCCATTTATAGCAGACGGAGATCAATTCCTCGACCCACGGCCAGCCGGTATGAGCGCCGACGATTTTCAGGTCGGGGAAATCGCAGGCGATGCGATCGAGATAGATCGGCCGTCCGCAGTCGCTCGGCATGGCCTCCAGAACATGACCGACTTGCAGCGAGACGGGAACATCCAGCTCCACGCATTTGGCATAGAGCGGATACATCTTTCGATCATGAAGCGGGATGTCGAACCCGTAGATATGGACGTAGACGCCTTTGAAGCCGTAGGTCTTGACGGCCGTCTCGATCTCCCGCAGGCTCTCGGTTATGCGAAAGGGATTGTATCCGGCGAGTCCCACGAACCGGTCGGGATATTTCTCTGTGTACTGCAGCACGTCCTCAAGCTGCGTATCCATGTACATCCACTTTCGCCAGTAGGACCACATCTTGCACTGAGCGATGAACACCTTCTCCACGCCCGCGTCGTCCATGAGGGCAATCATCTGTTCGATGCTGTCATACCGGGGCAGTCCGCCGATGGCCCGCTCCATCCGGCAAACGAGTTCTCCTTCTTTCGCTCGATCCCACTTCTCCATGAACTCGCGGGTGGCCACGTAATACATCACATCAATGGCTTTCACCGGTTCGGTCATAAGCGAACCTCCCCCATACGCCCACGCGATACCCCTCGTGCTCAGCGGAAGGATCCATCGCTCCCCGGCCATGCCGCGCGAAACCAGGCGGCGTTGCCGGAAGTGATCGCTTGCGCCGGCGCTCGGCGATGTAGATCATCGCCGCGACGCTTGTGACCAGAAGGAATGGGACGCTCAGGAGAAAGAGAACCCCTGTATTGAATCCGCGCGCAAGCGCCTGCCCTTCGGGGGAATTAAGCAATCCCGTCTTACACATCGCACACTGAGCCCGAACGGTCTGGAGCGCTCCCCATCCGACAATGAGGACAATGATCTTCAGCACTCGGAACCACATCGGCCTGTCACCTCGCCGTCGAGTTAAGGACACGAAGCCCATCGGGAGCGATCAAGAAAAAGAGGACTCCCGCAGTCAGAAGGAGCCCCGCAGCCACGCTGATGACAAGCGCCAGACGCTCGAACCGCAGGTGCATGAAGTATCCGCCGATGAGCGACGCTTTCACCAGCATCCCCACAAGTAAAATCCCCACCAGAATCCCCTTGGGGACGGTCACTGAACCACTCACCATCATGAGGAGCGTCAACGCCAGTAAGGCCCCCCAGATGACCCAATAGAGCCTGTACCGAATGGTTGGATGCGTCTCCGTCATACGCTCTCCTCCGCCCCGGCAACGGGGCAAACGCTTTGGACCGTTCAAATCAGATAGAACAGGGTGAAGATGAA from Blastocatellia bacterium includes these protein-coding regions:
- a CDS encoding cytochrome C oxidase subunit IV family protein — encoded protein: MTETHPTIRYRLYWVIWGALLALTLLMMVSGSVTVPKGILVGILLVGMLVKASLIGGYFMHLRFERLALVISVAAGLLLTAGVLFFLIAPDGLRVLNSTAR
- a CDS encoding DUF1640 domain-containing protein, whose product is MPNSEAIETYNLLKERLGDETARALLRYIEASTQANVATKEDLYRLGEKLGGDISANKIEILNLREELKGDIAALRQELKGDIAALRQELKGDITDVNQELTSSIAALQLEMTRGLYKVRTILYLLIALILVTNPKIIELLTRVLGVFK
- a CDS encoding amidohydrolase family protein, which produces MTEPVKAIDVMYYVATREFMEKWDRAKEGELVCRMERAIGGLPRYDSIEQMIALMDDAGVEKVFIAQCKMWSYWRKWMYMDTQLEDVLQYTEKYPDRFVGLAGYNPFRITESLREIETAVKTYGFKGVYVHIYGFDIPLHDRKMYPLYAKCVELDVPVSLQVGHVLEAMPSDCGRPIYLDRIACDFPDLKIVGAHTGWPWVEELISVCYKWDNVWLGVDAWMPKYLSPAIVQFINSRLGQDRCLWGTNGLPWKENLRQLDELGLKEEAKRKLIRENAVHLFKLDQQRGGNENQQVIT